The following DNA comes from Terriglobales bacterium.
CCGAAAGCGTAGGCTTCACCCAGCAGGTAGACATCGCCGCCGCTGGCCAGGATGGTGAAAAGTTGCATTCCCACGATCAAATTGATGATGCGGGAAGTGGTTCCGTACCTGCGGTGGGGTCTGCGGAACCAGTCGGTGAGCACGCCGTCCTCGGAGACGCGGTTCATTACGCCGTTGGCGCCGATGATGGAGGTATTGATGGCGCCGGAGAGCATGAGGAAGCCGACCACCACGACGAACACGCGGAATATCAATTTCAGCAGCGTGGGCCCATACAGATTCATGGCCAAGCCGCTGATCATGTTGTCCTTGAAGGCAGCACGCTCGGCATCAGGGATGATCATTACGGCCAGCAGCGAACAGACGCCGGTGAACATGAAGCTGTAGATCCCGATGACGATGGCTGCGCGCTTCAGGTTCAGCAGCTTGGGATGGGCGATCTCGCGGTTGACCTGGGCGAGGGATTCCTCACCGCTCATGGCCAGCACGGAGTGCCCGAAGGCGATCATGATGCCGAACAGGCCGAACATCCTGGGCCATTCACTGTGCCGGAGGAATCCGAGTGCCTCGTCGCTGAAATTCAGGTTGGAGGGCACCGGCCACGGCGGGAGGTGGTAGTCGCCTTTCAGAAGGGTCAGTGCCGACCAGCCCAGCAGGAGCACCACCATGGTCGTGGTGACCTTCATGACGTTCAGCGCCTTCTCGCTCGATTCCTCCAGGCCCTTCGTGTTCTGCCACCAGTAGTAGAGCGTCATGGCGATGGCGAAGGCCATGGCCCCGAAGTTTTCATTGATTTGGGGCGTACCCTGAAAAAGCTCGTGGACGGCACGGGGTACCCAACCGTGAGTGTCGGAATAGGCGAAGAGCTCGTTGACCAGGCCGGCGATGTAATGTCCCGCTGAAACCCCGGAAATGGGACCGGTCAGTATGTAGTCGAACATGAGCGCGGAAACCGAAACCTTGGCCAAGCCACCGCCCATGGCCTCCTTGACGACGCGGTACACGCCCCCGCGCACGAACATGGAACAGCTCTCCACGTACACGGCCCGCACCGTGAAGGCGAACAGCATGACGCCCAGGATGAACCACGGCGCCGATTTCCCGACGGCCTGTTCGGCGATGCCTACGGCGTAGAAGGCCGACGAACCGAGGTCATTGAGAACGATGGCCGCGGCCCGCCAGAAGGAGATGAAGGT
Coding sequences within:
- a CDS encoding APC family permease, which translates into the protein MSASDQAVPSGSNRVRIVVATSVMLTFISFWRAAAIVLNDLGSSAFYAVGIAEQAVGKSAPWFILGVMLFAFTVRAVYVESCSMFVRGGVYRVVKEAMGGGLAKVSVSALMFDYILTGPISGVSAGHYIAGLVNELFAYSDTHGWVPRAVHELFQGTPQINENFGAMAFAIAMTLYYWWQNTKGLEESSEKALNVMKVTTTMVVLLLGWSALTLLKGDYHLPPWPVPSNLNFSDEALGFLRHSEWPRMFGLFGIMIAFGHSVLAMSGEESLAQVNREIAHPKLLNLKRAAIVIGIYSFMFTGVCSLLAVMIIPDAERAAFKDNMISGLAMNLYGPTLLKLIFRVFVVVVGFLMLSGAINTSIIGANGVMNRVSEDGVLTDWFRRPHRRYGTTSRIINLIVGMQLFTILASGGDVYLLGEAYAFGVIWSFTFNSFSMLVLRYKYKGERGWKMPPNLRFGKVEIPLGLASVFLVLLSTAIVNLFTKSVATVAGLIFTGVFLTIFTVSEKINQRKLALTGKQMREHFSLQHEETVQRETIGIRPGNLLVTVRDYNTMNHLKWVLERVDTKEQDVVVMAARLVTGPGGGEYDLTTEQVFSDYEQTLFTRAVSVAESYGKHVSLLVVPARDVWSAIVQTANSLESSAVVAGLSTKMPSHLQGFYLGRAWEAMPEPKRQFVLQVVKPTFEVETYRIGPHTPDLKTEDIHLVHRLWLNITREQGLEKLHHSDIVSAALSRFARDYAGRDRDEILNLLKKKCK